TTTTTGTCCTGACCTGTTGCATACGCGGCGTCTAAAGAGGCGAATATATTGGGCATTTCCTGATCCAGCGCATCAAAATGTCTCGCATTTTGCTCAACAAATTCCGCAAAATAGTCTGCCATGCGGGTGAACGCGTCTCTATCGTCCAGAAAAGTCCGGGCATAATCGGCAACTATCTGGTGCAGCGTATAGCGACCCGGGCCACTAACTTCAAGCAGGCCCGCATCGCTCAATGCGTCAAGCACCTCCACGGGAGCGGCGCTTACGGCGATGGCTGCTGCTTCTGAAAAGCTATTGGGCTTGGCAGGAAAGACGGAGAGCGCCCGCAAGGCCTGTTTTTCATCGTCCTCCAACTGCTGATCGCTGACAGAGAGCACTGTTTGTAAGGATAAGGGAGCAGCCGGAGCAAGATGAGGAGGACGCTCAAGAGGAGAGATAGGCTCGACGAGGCGCAAGCGCTCTTCAGCTATGTGCAATCTTTCAAGAGCTGCACGGATGCGGCGTGGTTGCCCGCTGTGCGATTGAGCGCGCAGATAGCGGCCCATCAGTGTGAGTGCGAGCGGTAATCCTCCAACAGCCTCCACCAGCTTGCGCGCGCTATCCGGTTCGTTTTTCACTACCTCGGGGGTCAGGCGAGCTAACAACGCGAAGCCATCGGCCGTACTCAATTCCTGCAAGACTATAGATACGCCCTTATCAGCAGCAAAGTGCAAGGCGATATTGGGGAAACGGGTTGTTAAGAGGTAGGCACATCGAGAACCGCCCACCTTGAAAGCGAGCGCAGCTTCAATGCGCCATGCGTCATCGATCACAAGCAAGAGCTGTCGCTGGCCGATCACCGCTCGCAGCGTCCTCGACCAATCTTCAATACTTTTCAACTTAGCGGCCTGCTGAGCAGGAATCCCAAGCAACGTTCCCCAGTGATTAAGGGTCGCAAAGACATCGGGGGTCGGACCAAGGCCGGCCCATAATACCCCATCTTTGTAACGAGCCAGCACCTGCTCGTCATGGGCTAATTCTATAGCTAGCGTTGTTTTACCTACGCCTGGTAATCCATTGATGGCCGCCAGTACTTCTCCTTTGCCTTCGCATAGATGCTCTCGCAGCTGCGATAAGACGCCGTCTCGCCCAATTGGTTTCGCCGTATCTCCAGTGGGAGGTGGAAGCATTGGATCATAGAGCGGAATTGCAATACCAATTGAAGGCGAAGTTCGATCATCAGAGATGGCTGGCGGAAGCCCATCACCCGTCTTCTGCGGCACCTTCGTATCCTTGTCACGGATGAGGCCAAGCTCGCGTGCATCCTTTCCAAAAAGCTCACACAGTTTCTGGCGATAGTAGGGACTTGGTGAGGCGGTGCCATGCTCCCAACGGCTCAGATAGTAGTAATCAGCGCCGATCTCATTAGCAACATATTTCTGCGACCAGCCACGTAGTTCTCTCGCTTCCTTCAGGCGCAAATTGGGTATCGCGACCGTTGACTTTTTCATGGGTAACTATGCTCTCCTCCTAAATATGTTACGTTACACATTCATAGCAATTATTCATTTTGTCCCTCCTATTCAGTTCATTGTTGATGCCTCTCCTTGCACGCCACTATCCTATCTTGTTCGGAATTTCTTTGCAAGAGGCTGCGTCAGTCAGTCTTCCTGGCCATTGACAACCATTTCATTTTCCAGTACGCTTCAGTTACCCTGACTACTGTATTGAAAGGTGGCATTCCATGAGTAAACCCGTCTCGTTGCGTCGTGTTCTCAAATTCCGCACCGTCGTCTCTACCAGTACCGGATTGGCATATGCCGCGATTAGTCTGCTTGGTTGCGTGCAGCTGGCATCATTAGTTGGAGGAGATTCGGGCTGGATCGCCATTGTGATTGCTGGTCTGCTGGCAGTGCTGGCCGCGCTGTGTTTTTCCGAACTGAACGCGCTCTATCCCACGGCAGCAGCGATTCGCCAGTACATGAGAGAGGCCTTCAACGACAATTTCTCGCTCACCATCACCTTTGGTTATATGCTCACCATCATTGCCGTGATTGCCGCCGATAGTTACATTGTCGGCAGCGCCATTACTTACGCCTTTGGGCTGCCGAACTGGGCCTCGCTGATCTGGATACTTGCCCTGCTTGGACTCTCCATGGGAGCCAACCTGAGGGGCATTCGCATTGCCGGTTTGTTGCAGGATATCACTACTTACAGCCTGCTCGCATTTGCCATCATCATTTCCCTGATCGCCCTCGGTCAGCACGGTTTTCAGTTACATGCCCCTTTCGACGCGCTGGGCCATCCCGACGCGCTCATCAACGCCATCGCCGTAGGTGTTTTCATATTTTCAGCTTTTGAATGGGTTACGCCGTTATCGGAGGAAATCTCAGATATCCGCCTGATCCCAAGAGGCATGTTCATCGCCCTTGCGCTACTTGGTATTTCTTACGCGCTCTATACTGTCGCATCCAGCAGCTTCCTGAACGTCCACAGCCCGGCCATTTACAACTCTCCTGTTCCGCAAATGTTGCTGGGCAAAGCGGTGCTTGGTCAACTGGGCATCTGGCTGATGCTCCTGGCTACCCTTTTAACGGCCATTATGACCTTCAACGGTGGCTTCGCGACCGCCTCGCGCTTCCTGTATGCAGCCGCGCGCGAAGATACCTTGCCGACTTTCTTTGCGCGTCTCAGCATCACGTTCGCCGTCCCATATGCAAGCGTTATTTTCCTGACCATCGCATCCGCCGCCATCGCGGTTATCATCTTTTTCACGGGACAGTTCCAGGTTCTGATTCTAGTAGGCGCGGTACTCGAAGCGATGATCTATACCGTCGCGGGGCTATGCGTCATCCAATTGCGCAGACGACAGCCTTCCACAGAACGCGCGTTCCGCATCCGCGGAGGCTGGACCATCCCCATATTGACCATTCTCATTTTTGGCATCCTCGCTCTACTGGCCTCGCTCGGCATTGGCTCAAATATTCAGGCAGGATTGCCGCTCGTTATCACCATCATCATTTTTATCATTTCAGCGCTCTACGTTTTCCTGGTTGTGCCACGCCTGCGGGCCGCAGGTGAAGCACGCAGGGCCGCCAGCCGCAGAAGACGACCGCGTAGAGAGACGAGCAATACGGAGATAAGCCAGGGATAGATTTTTAGATGAGAGGATCAAGGAGAAAATTTATTTATGTTACTTGATCGCAGCAGCAAAAGAGCTATCCAGGAGACGCTCTAGAGGAAAGCGGATATCCTGAATAGAAGTGCCTTTTCGCGCCATATCTCGTAGGATGCGAGTGATATCTCCACGTGTATAGCGCGCCAGAACTGCCTGAACCAGTACCGGGTAGATTTCACGTAGTCGCGCAAGATGATACTCAATATCGTCAATGCTAATCAATTGCGCTACATGCCGAACAAGAATATCGTATATCATTTCCCTTAGTACATCAGAAGATGGTTCATCTGCCAGGGAGAGCGGAATAATATAATCATTTATTTTGACAGAAAAAACATCGGCGTCTTCAGATAGTGAAAGGACAAATTTTGGAGCAATCACACCCAGTTCATCAAATAATCTCTTCGCTAACCATGGCAAAGAAACAGAGAACTGCTCTTCAAAATTGAAACTATCCGAGCTTTCTTCGATAAGGAAAAGGGGTTGATACTTTACGGGACTGATAATCTCAATAGAATCGGCTCGCAAGCGGGCAAAAGCAAGTTCTGCGCAATCCTCTGCCGAGAAATGATACTTCTGATATCTTCCAAACAACTTCTGTAGCATGTCTCTATTTTCAGTTGAGATACCAAGCTCTTCAAGGTACCGAAGAAAGAGCTTGAACATATTTTTCTGATTTGCGTCTTCCATTTGGCCTCCTTAGCTAGCACTTACCTGCTTATCTAGCACTTCTTGCCCGAGGATACCTCGTATGTACCTGGCAATCTCATCAACCTCAAGCCCCTTCTTATCTTTAAAGGCTTTGAGGATAGTGCCTAAATCAGCAACAGATATTCGTTCCCTTACTAATCTGCGCAAGACCTGGGCCAGCCGTGCGACAGAAAGTTCATCTGGCAATGCCTCACTCATAAGCGTGCGGTATTCTTCACCTCCCTCCTTCTTCCACTCATCCAGAGTAAACTGCACCTCTTGCGTACCCAGCAAAATATCAAGATTCGCCAGAAGAAGCTCTTCCATTTGAGAGAGGATTACATGATATGCTTCGAGCATGCCATCCGAAGAGTTGTTGACATCAATAGTTTCCGTCACAAAAGGGGTATTGTAAAAGAGTATCTGATAACCATAGTAAGGCAAAGACAGGTTGTCACGCAATTGGATGCCGGGAACATGTACACCCATGTTTTGGTGAACACGCTTTCTCATTTCAGGTATATCAATTTTGATAACCTGCTCATTCAGAAGCCGTTCATCAATTAAGCCTAATCCTAATTCAATAGTAAGACAGCCGGCAGCAATAAATTGTGGAGTAAGTTGCTCGAAGTCCTTTTCCTTCCTAGAAGGATGCATCGTTGCCAGATAGCTATTTTTGCTGAGTTCTAATTGAGCAATGCTTAGGCCATGACGTCGTTGTGTATCTACAGCAGACTCATTCGCCAGTAAATGTATGATTTCGCTGATTGCCAGGTAATGTTCCCGCGTAGTTATACGTGCATACACGTCTTGTATGATCTTCTGTCCCATATTATCCTGTTTAGCATCGTTATACAGTTGGAGGCTGTGATACAGGGCCTCTACTGCGTCCTCGATCTGTCCCTCGAAGGCTTTTTCGATTCCCACCTCTTTAAAAGCTCGTGCCAAGCCAATTCGGGCCTCTGGCATGAGCAGTTGTTCGTTTGAATCATAGGCTTCAACGAGCATAGAATAGTATTCAATAGCCTTATCAAATTGTTGAGTGCGTAGGGAGAGGCGAGCAGCACCCGCAAGGGAACTTACCCATTCTATACTTCCTGCTTCGAACTGGTTCTCCTCTATTGGCTGTACAAGTTCCAGAACGGCTCCGCTGTCTCGTTCCGCCTGCTCTCGCACCTGCCGCAGCTTCTTCTCTAATTCATCCCGATAGAGAGCAAGGACCTCACGAGTGTATAAGGTCTTCGCATTTTCGCGAAGATGGAATTGTTCGAACTCATTGAGATCCTGCAGGTTAGAATGAAGCTGTAATGTTAGAGCAGGGATTTGCTTTAAAGCATCCAGGCAGGCTTTTTTTGCATCGTCTATGTTTTCTAAGTTCAGGTAGCAAAACATTAAAGCAGAATAAATATCAAAATAACTTGCGGAAGCCTTTTCAATAGCTACCTGTAATATATCAATTGCATCTGTATAGTAGCCGAGTTCGTATCCTGCGTATGCACGTTTCATAAGATTGCCGGGGATATCAAGCGGCAGTCCAGGTGTGGTTTTCTTCCAGATTTGCTGAAAGTTAGCTTGAGCTTGTACATCATCTCCTAATAGACGGTATATACGTCCACGTAAGATCCAAGCGTTAAAGTGATTTTCATCAATTGCTATGCATTGATCGAGTTGCTCTATAGCCCCTGAAAAATCTTTCTTGAGATAGAGAAGCCAGGCATATGCTAATCTTAAATCAATAGTTTTGTTGTGGTCATCTATAGATTGAAAAGCCTCACCGGCATGCTCGTCCTCAAGAAATATAAGCATTAACGCCTTCAAATACAGTAATTCTGCGGAACCTGGTACCAGAGGCATTGTTACCAATGCACTCGTAGACCTCGAAAGACTCATATAGCAGAGGCTTAGAAGCGATAAGTATGTATCCTCGTCTGGCTGCAGAAGCACGGCACGTTCTACGTAAAAAGCCGATTTCCAGAATAGTTCTGTTTCTCCTGTGCGTCGCTCTACGGTAAATGCCTGTTGCCAAAGGCAGAAGGCATAAATAAAATAGGCCCAGGAAAGGAAAGATGTTGAAAACCCAAGAACTTCACCATTTTCCCAAAGTTGACATGCCTGTTTAAGTTTTTCTTCTCGAACTTTCTCTTCCTCAGAACTCAGTGGTGAATCCTCTGTGGCGGAAAAAGCAAGAGCCGCACAGCAGTAGAGGTAGGATAGCGCATGCTCCGGCCTAAGCTCTATTGCCTTCTTCAGACCAGCTTCAGCTTCAGTA
This Ktedonobacteraceae bacterium DNA region includes the following protein-coding sequences:
- a CDS encoding tetratricopeptide repeat protein, whose protein sequence is MKKSTVAIPNLRLKEARELRGWSQKYVANEIGADYYYLSRWEHGTASPSPYYRQKLCELFGKDARELGLIRDKDTKVPQKTGDGLPPAISDDRTSPSIGIAIPLYDPMLPPPTGDTAKPIGRDGVLSQLREHLCEGKGEVLAAINGLPGVGKTTLAIELAHDEQVLARYKDGVLWAGLGPTPDVFATLNHWGTLLGIPAQQAAKLKSIEDWSRTLRAVIGQRQLLLVIDDAWRIEAALAFKVGGSRCAYLLTTRFPNIALHFAADKGVSIVLQELSTADGFALLARLTPEVVKNEPDSARKLVEAVGGLPLALTLMGRYLRAQSHSGQPRRIRAALERLHIAEERLRLVEPISPLERPPHLAPAAPLSLQTVLSVSDQQLEDDEKQALRALSVFPAKPNSFSEAAAIAVSAAPVEVLDALSDAGLLEVSGPGRYTLHQIVADYARTFLDDRDAFTRMADYFAEFVEQNARHFDALDQEMPNIFASLDAAYATGQDKNLVRCVNALFHFLFTRGLHAQEAGIYIERAVEAARHLNDDDALATALLNQGKVAYKQGNYAKAEQCLQEARAIASKGSDARLLSEILMVLGVLYRFRVSYELAETYLRESLDLARQTGDSKLLSDVLGNLGCVLSDKGHYADAETYNLEGLTIVRALDDRGGMAQLLINLNAIAVLRGDYEAAERYGQQALALAREIGFLDAMSAILTNLGGVALERGEYDNAESYIVEALDVARRIDDIRFVGTNVGSLGSLALKQGHYEQAEQYLRESLEIAHKIGDIWMLGMMLNEYGELQLKQGRINDAYAAFEEASNVAAGGSKEVVALTLFGLARVSAARGNMQEAQRLAAESLQMFEAMGNRIKEQVKAWLSSLSEPRNA
- a CDS encoding FHIPEP family type III secretion protein yields the protein MRESIQQFLSNRREHSSYSRQLHKELVLPGRYAEPASLRNLYFDCGRALLDALPARAGEAIITFNQALQEDKDSSTIPDWEVYVYLAAAYEKNEDIQAAFHAYLEAALQEPQHANLLLERAHGLITRKRGIVRAESEWLLHEWIAIRTSPGLDQKQLNSINQFIGRVHLHLRMYDAAVDDFEQAQREMPGDVRVLEGLGQALWRSGKTERAVNILRKAYELARQVEQSDRLIPTNAKLVQALAAAGQYKNALSYMPADIMTNMPFAYEFLMVGGLCHLALGEPQEALIAAKSAAESRPTDCEPYLLCAQAYIALGEHEQAVSATNEALQRNPSNGDILFYQAQALIEGNIDLAQGLRLLETYREDGKEETLIERIQSASFSVRENDARMHYFRAQLYFTFSHDSEITYYQQAEQEIKRAFELQFLIAASKLEAPAQQLRGDILVASVRNKGLDLSQPEAEQAASHYYEAGILFYNQQLYTEAEAGLKKAIELRPEHALSYLYCCAALAFSATEDSPLSSEEEKVREEKLKQACQLWENGEVLGFSTSFLSWAYFIYAFCLWQQAFTVERRTGETELFWKSAFYVERAVLLQPDEDTYLSLLSLCYMSLSRSTSALVTMPLVPGSAELLYLKALMLIFLEDEHAGEAFQSIDDHNKTIDLRLAYAWLLYLKKDFSGAIEQLDQCIAIDENHFNAWILRGRIYRLLGDDVQAQANFQQIWKKTTPGLPLDIPGNLMKRAYAGYELGYYTDAIDILQVAIEKASASYFDIYSALMFCYLNLENIDDAKKACLDALKQIPALTLQLHSNLQDLNEFEQFHLRENAKTLYTREVLALYRDELEKKLRQVREQAERDSGAVLELVQPIEENQFEAGSIEWVSSLAGAARLSLRTQQFDKAIEYYSMLVEAYDSNEQLLMPEARIGLARAFKEVGIEKAFEGQIEDAVEALYHSLQLYNDAKQDNMGQKIIQDVYARITTREHYLAISEIIHLLANESAVDTQRRHGLSIAQLELSKNSYLATMHPSRKEKDFEQLTPQFIAAGCLTIELGLGLIDERLLNEQVIKIDIPEMRKRVHQNMGVHVPGIQLRDNLSLPYYGYQILFYNTPFVTETIDVNNSSDGMLEAYHVILSQMEELLLANLDILLGTQEVQFTLDEWKKEGGEEYRTLMSEALPDELSVARLAQVLRRLVRERISVADLGTILKAFKDKKGLEVDEIARYIRGILGQEVLDKQVSAS
- a CDS encoding APC family permease; translation: MSKPVSLRRVLKFRTVVSTSTGLAYAAISLLGCVQLASLVGGDSGWIAIVIAGLLAVLAALCFSELNALYPTAAAIRQYMREAFNDNFSLTITFGYMLTIIAVIAADSYIVGSAITYAFGLPNWASLIWILALLGLSMGANLRGIRIAGLLQDITTYSLLAFAIIISLIALGQHGFQLHAPFDALGHPDALINAIAVGVFIFSAFEWVTPLSEEISDIRLIPRGMFIALALLGISYALYTVASSSFLNVHSPAIYNSPVPQMLLGKAVLGQLGIWLMLLATLLTAIMTFNGGFATASRFLYAAAREDTLPTFFARLSITFAVPYASVIFLTIASAAIAVIIFFTGQFQVLILVGAVLEAMIYTVAGLCVIQLRRRQPSTERAFRIRGGWTIPILTILIFGILALLASLGIGSNIQAGLPLVITIIIFIISALYVFLVVPRLRAAGEARRAASRRRRPRRETSNTEISQG